One Chrysiogenia bacterium genomic window, TCCATGACGAAGAACTTCTTGAAGAGCGCAGGGAAGCGTTCCTTTAGCTGCTCGACCGGTGTGTGAATGCGCCGCGTGCGTGCGCGGATCTTGCCGGCACTCGTGGGGGCGCATTCGATCTTGAGCACCATGCCCGACTCGCTGAACCAGTGCCCGCCGGGCCGGCGCTTGTCGGGGCCGATGATGAACACCGCGCCCTCGGCGTCGGTAGGCCAGGCGCCCTGCGTGAGCGTGAGGTCCCACTGGTTCTCGCCCACTCCATAAAAGAGGTTCTGCGTCAGCGTCGCCATGGCCGTCCTCCCACACCGGTTCTGCAATAGATGTTAACGTAGTAAACATTGCTTCCGGTCGCAAGGGGCGGCTCCCGGTGAAACAAATCGGCCGCTTGTTCAGCAATTTTATCCAATGATTTCAAGGTGTTCGACGTTCACTGCTCCGTTGACTCGC contains:
- a CDS encoding carotenoid oxygenase family protein, with product MATLTQNLFYGVGENQWDLTLTQGAWPTDAEGAVFIIGPDKRRPGGHWFSESGMVLKIECAPTSAGKIRARTRRIHTPVEQLKERFPALFKKFFVMEASPFGFTNMANTNLQPMGERLFVGYDVGRPLAIDPETLDFVTRVASNGQWEQCLPGRLAPLL